GTCACAGGATGGGATCGATTGGGTGAAAGCGAAAAATTTTATGATTTCAGATAGGTCTTTGACTTGGGAAAATGGAAGAACCCAACAGCTCGATCATTTGGAACGCCCACAAGTTTATATCGAGGATGGAAAGCCAGTGGCTCTGCTTTGTGCAGCTGATTCCATTGATGAAAACAATGTACGTCATGCTTTCAACGTACAGATCCCATTGACGATTGAGAAAGAATACAATTCTATATGAAACAGAAGTTGAGGATTACTATAAGTGGGACTTTAATTCTTTTCCTTCTCAAATTACCGTTCCTGAGTAATGCTCAGGAACGTCCCAATATTCTTTGGATTAACTGTGATGACTTGGGAAGGGAGATAAGCTGTTATGGAAATACGGATGTGCATACGCCTCATATGGATCAATTGGCATCGGAAGGAGTAATGTTTTTAAATGCATATGCCAATGCCCCTGTATGTTCGTCCAGTCGATCTTCCCAAATTACGGGGATGTACCCCACTGCGATCAACAGTCTAAACCACAGGACGATTGAAAAGCAACCTTTGCCAGAGGGGATTGTACCCATCATGGAAATATTTCAACAGCAGGGATATTTCTGTACCAATGATTGGGCGCACAATATGAACAAAGAGGGAAAGCAAGATTACAACTTCTTGGGCGATAACTTTTTTGATGGAACAGATTGGAAACAAAGGGCTGAAGGGCAACCTTTTTTCGCTCAAGTACAAATACACGAGCCTCATCGTGTATTTAAAAAGGATCATGAACGTCCCATAAATCCTGATCATGTACAGTTGCCCGACTGTTATCCTGATCATCCTATTATACGAAAGGATTGGTCGATGTATCTTGAAAGTGTGCAGATCGCAGATAAGAGAGTGGGGGAAATCATCGAGAGACTGGAAAAGGAAAACCTACTCGAAAATACAATCATTATCCTGTTTGGCGATCACGGTCGTCCACATTTAAGAGATAAGCAATGGCTTTATGAAGGAGGTTTGGCAATTCCTCTGATTGTTCGTTATCCTAAAAAATTTGAACCGAAAACAAAGCGTAAAGACTTGATCAGCCTTGTAGATGTGACGGCAAGTACTTTGGCTTTAGCAGGGATTGAAGTACCTGCGTATATGCACGGAAAAGAAGTGCTTTTAGGAGAAACACGAATGTATATGTATGGTTTTAAGCAGCGATGTGGAGATGCGGTAGATGACATTCGCTCCATTACAGATGGACGATATAAGCTGATTTGGAACCGTATGCCGGACAGACCTTATATGCAGTTGAGTTCTTATAAAAAACTACAGTATCCTGCTTTCACAGTGTATAACGTCATGTATGAAGAAGGTGTATTGAAAGCACCTTTTGACCAAATGATGAGAGAAGTACGCCCAGCATTTGAGCTTTTTGACTTACAAAATGATCCCAATGAATTGGTAAATCTTACTGAGGATAAGAAATACAATCATGTCAAAAATAGACTAAAGAAGAAGCTTGTGAGTACCCTTGCTGAAGTGGAGAAAAACATGCAGGAAGAGTCATCTGAAGCCATTCAAAAGGCTATCGAAGGATCGCAGGAATACTATAAAAAAGCAATGCAAAAAAGACAGCTTTCAGAAAATGCTACAGACAAACAAATCTTAGAGTATTGGGAAAACACTTTGTTGGAATCAAATTGATTTTTTGACTATGAAGAAATATATCTATTTAATCGCATTATGGACGATCAGTGCTTGTTCAACTCCACAAGTAAAAGTGGGTAGTACGCAAGAGGCTGAAGTAGGCTACCCGTGGGACATTCCACAAACGAAACCCGACCGACCGTTGAGTGCAGCGATGGAAAGGCTTTACGACAACTACCTGACTCCAAGACCGGAGGACAATGAACTGTTTTCAAGTTTCAAATACACCAAAATAAAAGGGTTGGACTACAACGATGGAGATGGTACTATCTCCCGTCGGGATCCTTCCAAAATCATCAAGGAAAATGGAAAATACTATGTGTGGTATACCCGAAGAGCCACTTCTACACCCCCAAGAGGAGGTAAATTAGCCAATGACACCATCCCTTCGACAGATTGGGACCTGAGTGAGATCTGGTATGCGACAAGCGAAGATGGCTTTACTTGGGAAGAGCAAGGTGTGGCCGTGACGCGCCCCGAGAAGCCAAATGCCGGTTACCGCTCGGTGTCTACACCGGATATTTTGAAATGGAAAGGGAAGTACTATCTGTTCTACCAAGGATTTTATGATGCAAGCGGTAGTAAGGGAGGTAAAAAAGGTGGAGATAACTGTCCTGTTGCCGCTTCTTATGCTGACTCGCCGGACGGACCGTGGACACACGCCAACAAGGAAATCATCCCAAATGGAAAGTCAGGTACGTGGGATCAGTTTTCCATTCATGATCCATACCCGTTGGTTCGGGATGGAAAAATCCATGTGTACTTTAAGGCAGCTTATGGAGATAGACCTGAGTACTTGGTGGGGAATGGCTTAGCAATAGCAGATAATCCGTTAGGTCCTTATGAGAAACATCCATTGAATCCGCTTTTCAACTCAGGACACGAAACCTGTCTTTTCCCTTTCAAGGAAGGAATTGCTGCGTTAACCATCCGTAATGGAAATGAGGCAAACACTATTCAATATGCTCCTGATGGGGTCAATTTCAATATCGCTTCGGTGACTTCTTTGATGCCTACGGCAGCTGGTCCGTATGTGCCCGATGCATTCACCGATACCAAAGACGGAAGAGGAATTTCCTGGGGCTTTGCCACTTTACCAACTACGGAAAAGACAAGTCGAAAAGCTACAGCATTTTGGCACGTTTTGATTGTGACTTGAGTCAGGATATGGATGACAAAGGCATGAAAAATACGCAAGTGTATTTAGATCCTGAGGTGTACTTCTCTCAAGGGTTGAATAAAAGACAGAGAGCTGAAAGGGAGAAGCAAGTGAATTAGGCAGGCTTCATTTTCTGAACAAAAGACATTTAATAATGAAATCATTGAATAAAGTGGTTGGCGTACTGCTGATCCTGTTTTGTACCATAAATACCTATGCCCAGGATGAAGATTTTTCTTTTCTGGATAAAAACTTATTGCTCGAGGAGCGTGTAGAAGCACTGGTTGCTCAGATGACATTAGAAGAGAAAATCAGTCAACTTAAGAATCATTCGCCTGCGATTCCTCGTCTAAATGTACCGGATTACGATTGGTGGAATGAGGCATTGCATGGCGTTGCCCGAAACGGAAAAGCGACTATTTTTCCCCAAGGCATCGGTATTGGGGCCACGTTTGATCCCGAGTTGGCGGAAAGGGTAGCTTCAGCCATTTCCACAGAAGCGAGAGCCAAGTTTAGCATTTCCCAAAAAATGGGTAACCACAGCAAATACGCCGGCTTAACTTTCTGGACACCGAATGTCAATATCTTCAGGGACCCAAGATGGGGAAGAGGGCAGGAGACTTTTGGAGAAGATCCTTTCCTGATGTCAAAAATGGGTGTAGCATTTGTAAAAGGTTTGCAAGGAGATGACCCAAAATATTTGAAATCGGCTGCCTGTGCCAAACACTACGCAGTACATTCAGGGCCCGAGAGTTTGAGGTTGGAATTTGATGTGCATCCGTCAAAGCAAGACCTATTTGAAACCTATTTGCCAGCATTTGAAGCGTTGGTAAAAGAGGCGAATGTAGAAGGCGTGATGCCTGCTCACAATGCTGTTTTTGGAAAACCGATGGCTGCCAATGATTATTTTTTGAAAGATATCCTGCGTGACCAATGGAAGTTTGATGGGTATACGGTAACCGATTGTGGCGCCGTGAAATGTATTTACAATACACATAAGTATGTAGAAACACCTGTTCAGGCCGCTGCTGTAGCCATCAAGGGAGGAACCAACCTCAACTGTGGCGGGACTTTTTCGGAGTTGAAAAAAGCCGTGGTAGAAGGGCTCGTATCTGAAGAACTGATTCACGCAACCACCAAGCAGCTTTTCAAAACTCGATTCAGGCTGGGGATGTTTGACGGAGAAAACACAGACAATCCTTATGCGCAAATCGGTCCTGAAGTGATTCATTCGCAGGAGCATATCGCTTTGGCTCGGGAAGCCGCCCAAAAGTCTATTGTATTGTTGAAAAACAAAGACAACGTATTGCCGCTTTCCAAAGATATCAAAGTACCGTATTTGACGGGGCCTTTCGCCAACTCCACCGATATGCTGATGGGCAGCTACTACGGGGTGAGTTCTGGTCTGGTCACGATTTTGGAAGGTGTAACTGATGCGGTTTCCTTAGGGACTTCGCTCAATTACCGAAGCGGCGCTTTGCCATTCCACGAAAATATCAATCCCAAAAACTGGGCGCCGAATGTAGCCAAAGAGTCGGACGTAACGATTTGTGTGGTTGGCTTGACTGCCGACAGAGAAGGAGAGGGCGTGGATGCGATTGCCTCCAACCACAAAG
The Limibacter armeniacum DNA segment above includes these coding regions:
- a CDS encoding glycoside hydrolase family 3 C-terminal domain-containing protein: MKSLNKVVGVLLILFCTINTYAQDEDFSFLDKNLLLEERVEALVAQMTLEEKISQLKNHSPAIPRLNVPDYDWWNEALHGVARNGKATIFPQGIGIGATFDPELAERVASAISTEARAKFSISQKMGNHSKYAGLTFWTPNVNIFRDPRWGRGQETFGEDPFLMSKMGVAFVKGLQGDDPKYLKSAACAKHYAVHSGPESLRLEFDVHPSKQDLFETYLPAFEALVKEANVEGVMPAHNAVFGKPMAANDYFLKDILRDQWKFDGYTVTDCGAVKCIYNTHKYVETPVQAAAVAIKGGTNLNCGGTFSELKKAVVEGLVSEELIHATTKQLFKTRFRLGMFDGENTDNPYAQIGPEVIHSQEHIALAREAAQKSIVLLKNKDNVLPLSKDIKVPYLTGPFANSTDMLMGSYYGVSSGLVTILEGVTDAVSLGTSLNYRSGALPFHENINPKNWAPNVAKESDVTICVVGLTADREGEGVDAIASNHKGDRIDMKLPENQINYVKQLAEYKKGPLVLVIASGSPVSLEGIEEHCDAILQIWYPGEQGGNAVADVLFGNISPSGHLPMTFPKNIDQLPPYEDYSMQGRTYKYMTKEPMFPFGFGLTYSETQFSNLALNSTKLKKNDSLEVKIEVANTGDFDIEEVVQLYVCPVEATDGIPLKSLKSFQRVALKKGEKQALTFALDAENFKVVNQEGEKVWRKGAYKVVVGNASPGELSLKLGAATPQEATIQLR
- a CDS encoding sulfatase family protein, which codes for MKQKLRITISGTLILFLLKLPFLSNAQERPNILWINCDDLGREISCYGNTDVHTPHMDQLASEGVMFLNAYANAPVCSSSRSSQITGMYPTAINSLNHRTIEKQPLPEGIVPIMEIFQQQGYFCTNDWAHNMNKEGKQDYNFLGDNFFDGTDWKQRAEGQPFFAQVQIHEPHRVFKKDHERPINPDHVQLPDCYPDHPIIRKDWSMYLESVQIADKRVGEIIERLEKENLLENTIIILFGDHGRPHLRDKQWLYEGGLAIPLIVRYPKKFEPKTKRKDLISLVDVTASTLALAGIEVPAYMHGKEVLLGETRMYMYGFKQRCGDAVDDIRSITDGRYKLIWNRMPDRPYMQLSSYKKLQYPAFTVYNVMYEEGVLKAPFDQMMREVRPAFELFDLQNDPNELVNLTEDKKYNHVKNRLKKKLVSTLAEVEKNMQEESSEAIQKAIEGSQEYYKKAMQKRQLSENATDKQILEYWENTLLESN
- a CDS encoding glycoside hydrolase family 117 protein; this encodes MKKYIYLIALWTISACSTPQVKVGSTQEAEVGYPWDIPQTKPDRPLSAAMERLYDNYLTPRPEDNELFSSFKYTKIKGLDYNDGDGTISRRDPSKIIKENGKYYVWYTRRATSTPPRGGKLANDTIPSTDWDLSEIWYATSEDGFTWEEQGVAVTRPEKPNAGYRSVSTPDILKWKGKYYLFYQGFYDASGSKGGKKGGDNCPVAASYADSPDGPWTHANKEIIPNGKSGTWDQFSIHDPYPLVRDGKIHVYFKAAYGDRPEYLVGNGLAIADNPLGPYEKHPLNPLFNSGHETCLFPFKEGIAALTIRNGNEANTIQYAPDGVNFNIASVTSLMPTAAGPYVPDAFTDTKDGRGISWGFATLPTTEKTSRKATAFWHVLIVT